A genomic window from Populus alba chromosome 19, ASM523922v2, whole genome shotgun sequence includes:
- the LOC118056476 gene encoding proteinase inhibitor PSI-1.2, protein MGGARLAASAVVLLVLGVVFLGAGGGSLIAKACPLYCLDVDYMTCESSGDKKLNSACNCCLAPKNCTLHLADGRMVQC, encoded by the exons ATGGGTGGTGCAAGACTTGCCGCCAGTGCAGTGGTTCTTCTTGTGCTCG GTGTAGTTTTCCTCGGAGCCGGTGGTGGTAGCTTGATTGCCAAGGCCTGTCCTCTTTATTGCTTGGATGTGGATTACATGACTTGCGAATCCTCCGGTGACAAGAAGCTTAATTCTGCTTGCAACTGCTGCTTGGCTCCCAAGAACTGCACCCTTCACCTTGCAGATGGAAGGATGGTTCAgtgttga
- the LOC118056477 gene encoding V-type proton ATPase subunit G3 produces the protein MDSMRGHEGIQMLLTAEQEAQQIVTAARNLKTTRLRQAKEEAEKDAGHYRSNLESEYQKRVGETSGNSGFTAEQLGEETDVKIRNLKKSASKVQSDIVDMLIKYTTAAKY, from the exons ATGGATTCCATGAGAGGTCATGAAGGGATTCAGATGCTACTAACTGCAGAACAGGAGGCCCAACAAATTGTTACTGCTGCTAGAAACT TGAAGACAACAAGGTTAAGGCAAGCTAAAGAAGAAGCCGAGAAAGATGCAGGCCATTATCGCTCCAACCTGGAATCTGAGTACCAAAAGAGAGTTGGTGAG ACAAGTGGGAACTCTGGCTTCACCGCGGAACAGCTTGGAGAGGAAACTGACGTAAAGATTCGAAACCTGAAGAAGTCAGCCTCGAAGGTCCAGTCAGATATTGTTGACATGCTCATCAAGTACACCACAGCCGCAAAGTATTGA